A part of Rhodamnia argentea isolate NSW1041297 chromosome 8, ASM2092103v1, whole genome shotgun sequence genomic DNA contains:
- the LOC115748221 gene encoding cytochrome P450 90A1 yields MELFRASGLACLLIPTAAFFFALVVLVLLRASGRRRRRLPPGNLGLPVIGETLQLIAAYKTENPEPFIDDRVRRFGPVFATHVFGEPTVFSADPDTNRFILQNEGKLFECSYPKSLCNLLGKHSLLLMKGGLHKRMHSLTMSFGNSSIIRDHLLVDIDRLIRLNLESWSDRVLLMEEAKKITFELTMKQLMSFDPCEWTESLRKEYVLVIEGFFSVPLPIFSTTYRRAIKARTKVAEALSLVVRQRRKQCEAGMRKNDMLGALLDGGGGGGFSDEQIVDFLVALLVAGYETTSTIMTLAVKFLTEAPRALGQLKEEHDQIRARKYPCESLDWNDYKSMPFTQCVINETLRVANIISGVFRRAMTDVSVKGYTIPKGWKVFASFRAVHLDQDHFKEARTFNPWRWQSNSGSPTPGNIFTPFGGGPRLCPGYELARAEISVFLHHLVTRFSWVPAEEDKLVFFPTTRTQKRYPIHVRRHDAVGQCT; encoded by the exons ATGGAGTTGTTCCGAGCTTCTGGTCTCGCATGTCTGCTCATACCCACCGCTGCCTTCTTCTTCGCCCTCgtcgtcctcgtcctcctccgcGCCTCCGGCCGGCGGAGGCGCAGGCTGCCGCCTGGGAACCTGGGGCTCCCGGTGATCGGTGAGACGCTGCAGCTCATCGCGGCCTACAAGACGGAGAACCCCGAGCCGTTCATCGACGACAGGGTGCGGCGGTTCGGGCCGGTGTTCGCGACCCACGTGTTCGGGGAGCCGACCGTCTTCTCTGCCGACCCGGACACGAACCGGTTCATATTGCAGAACGAAGGGAAGCTCTTCGAGTGCAGCTACCCGAAGTCGCTCTGCAATCTCCTCGGGAAGCATTCGTTGCTCCTGATGAAGGGGGGTCTCCACAAGAGGATGCATTCGCTGACCATGAGCTTCGGGAATTCCTCCATTATTAGGGACCACCTGCTGGTGGACATCGACCGGTTGATCCGGCTCAACCTGGAGTCCTGGTCCGACCGAGTCCTCCTGATGGAGGAGGCCAAGAAG ataaCGTTCGAGCTCACGATGAAGCAGCTGATGAGCTTCGATCCGTGCGAGTGGACGGAGAGCTTGAGGAAGGAGTACGTCCTTGTGATCGAAGGGTTCTTCAGTGTTCCTCTGCCCATCTTCTCCACCACCTACCGCAGAGCCATTaaa GCTAGGACGAAGGTGGCGGAAGCTTTGAGCTTGGTGGTGAGGCAGAGGAGGAAACAGTGCGAGGCGGGCATGAGGAAGAATGACATGCTGGGAGCTCTCTTGGACGGCGGCGGAGGTGGGGGGTTCTCCGACGAGCAGATAGTCGATTTCCTGGTGGCGTTGCTGGTCGCCGGCTACGAGACCACCTCCACCATCATGACCCTCGCCGTCAAGTTCCTCACCGAAGCGCCTCGCGCTTTGGGCCAGCTCAAG GAAGAGCATGACCAGATTAGAGCCAGGAAGTATCCTTGCGAGAGTCTAGATTGGAATGACTACAAGTCCATGCCCTTCACGCAATGC GTTATCAATGAGACTCTGCGAGTCGCAAACATCATTAGCGGAGTGTTCAGGCGAGCGATGACGGATGTTAGCGTGAAAG GTTATACAATTCCTAAAGGGTGGAAAGTGTTCGCTTCGTTTCGCGCCGTGCATCTAGATCAAGATCACTTCAAGGAAGCTCGCACTTTTAACCCGTGGAGATGGcag AGCAATTCCGGCTCGCCGACCCCTGGAAACATCTTCACACCGTTCGGAGGAGGCCCTCGGCTCTGTCCCGGATACGAGCTAGCTAGAGCGGAGATATCCGTGTTCCTTCACCACCTAGTTACTCGTTTCAG TTGGGTTCCGGCGGAAGAAGACAAGTTGGTCTTCTTCCCGACGACGCGGACGCAGAAGCGGTATCCCATCCATGTCCGTCGGCACGATGCGGTCGGGCAATGTACATAG
- the LOC115748220 gene encoding putative ABC1 protein At2g40090, whose product MAARSLWRSRAKFLAVAGTAACGGAAGAVVATSDDPATALKLCTVVPVRLARDAATAASIAFDYQYSLLGLPEGSEERSRVKHEVHLRSAVKLQELCFRNGGIYIKLGQHIGQLEYLVPEEYVKTMRESMLNKCPVSSYDQVREVFKKELGETPDKIFTEFDPVPIASASLAQVHVARTLDGRKVAVKVQHTHMTDTAAADHATVDLIVNTLHRIFPSFDYRWLVDEMSESLPKELDFLVEAKNSEKCMDNFRKLSPHIADFVYAPKVYWNLSTSKLLIMEFMDGAQINDVKAIQKLGIRPSEVSTLVSQAFAEMMFKHGFVHCDPHAANLLVRPMPSRSIFGNKKPQLVLLDHGLYKELDLSTRTNYAALWKALVFADAKAIKENSVKLGAGEDLYALFAGILTMRPWNRVVDPAVDHLVIRGSDSDRSELQMYASHYFSEISELLRRLPRVILLMLKTNDCLRAVNNALLQGSSLETFLVIGKISSEAVLEAKKYEARSLVRRLSVWLEELSVEARLFMMQLALWLLQLRKALPWRTP is encoded by the exons ATGGCCGCGCGATCTCTCTGGCGCTCCCGCGCCAAGTTTCTCGCAGTGGCTGGCACCGCCGCTTGCGGCGGTGCTGCGGGGGCGGTGGTCGCGACCTCCGACGACCCAGCAACCGCCTTGAAGCTCTGCACCGTCGTTCCCGTTCGCCTCGCCCGCGACGCCGCTACTGCCGCTTCGATTGCCTTCG ATTATCAATACTCCCTGCTGGGATTGCCAGAGGGTAGTGAAGAAAGGTCAAGAGTTAAGCACGAAGTTCATCTCAGATCAGCAGTTAAGCTTCAGGAGTTGTGTTTCAGAAATGGAGGAATATATATCAAGCTGGGGCAACATATTGGACAGTTG GAATATTTGGTACCTGAAGAGTATGTCAAGACAATGAGGGAGTCTATGTTGAACAAATGTCCAGTTTCCTCCTATGATCAAGTGCGTGAAGTTTTTAAGAAAGAGCTTGGTGAGACACCAGATAAA ATCTTTACTGAATTTGATCCTGTTCCAATTGCAAGTGCTTCCTTAGCGCAAGTTCATGTTGCCCGTACACTTGATGGCCGGAAAGTTGCCGTGaag GTTCAGCACACTCACATGACAGATACTGCAGCTGCAGATCATGCTACCGTTGACTTAATTGTGAACACTCTTCATCGTATCTTCCCCAGTTTTGATTACAG GTGGCTGGTTGATGAAATGAGTGAAAGTCTGCCAAAG GAGCTAGACTTCTTGGTTGAGGCAAAGAATAGTGAGAAATGTATGGATAACTTTCGGAAGCTATCTCCCCACATTGCAGACTTTGTTTATGCACCAAAAGTATATTGGAACCTAAGTACCTCAAAGTTGTTGATCATGGAATTTATGGATGGTGCACAAATAAATGATGTGAAGGCAATTCAGAAGCTtggaattcggccaagtgaagTTTCAACGCTA GTCAGTCAAGCTTTTGCTGAAATGATGTTCAAACATGGGTTTGTCCACTGTGATCCGCATGCTGCTAATTTGCTAGTTCGTCCTATGCCTTCCAGGAGTATTTTCG GTAACAAAAAACCACAGTTGGTACTTCTAGATCATGGTCTCTATAAGGAGCTTGACCTGTCTACTAGGACTAACTATGCTGCTCTTTGGAAG GCACTGGTATTTGCCGATGCTAAAGCAATAAAGGAAAATAGTGTCAAGCTGGGCGCGGGGGAGGACCTTTATGCACTATTTGCAGGAATTTTGACCATGAGGCCATGGAATAGAGTTGTTGACCCAGCTGTTGACCATTTGGTTATACGAGGCAGTGATAGTGACCGTTCGGAGCTACAG ATGTACGCATCTCACTATTTCTCGGAGATCTCAGAGCTTTTGAGAAGACTGCCTCGAGTAATTCTGCTGATGCTGAAGACAAATGACTGTCTACGAGCTGTAAACAATGCACTG TTGCAGGGATCTTCACTGGAGACATTTCTTGTCATCGGGAAGATATCTTCAGAAGCAGTTCTTGAGGCAAAGAAGTACGAAGCAAGATCTCTTGTACGCAGGTTGAGTGTCTGGTTGGAGGAATTATCGGTGGAAGCTCGTCTTTTCATGATGCAGTTGGCCCTGTGGCTTTTACAACTTAGAAAAGCTTTGCCCTGGCGAACCCCATAA
- the LOC115748219 gene encoding nuclear pore complex protein NUP88, with the protein MRFNFNFADSTPEPQPRSLTPKEEAQWLPLQNHPVFSPSAPTDSPAPRNLLAWDGSSRLYFWDNEKRCLHRLSVRLGEPEPTSVLAASPSKVLRADLEINFVVDKISINRNGSALLLEGSDALCVMYLYGRSSTADDIICRTVLVGSEIYLNGSNALRVLRASWHPYSDTHLGVLSSDSVFRLFDFSANAMQPEQEFYLQPVVPGKSRKAASICAVDFYFGGDHLWDRFSVFVLFTDGSVYILCPIVPFKSAHKWQSILEIYGDAHTYGLKSTNPTAARNSTMAISWLEATFPELAQQEAEGGNPATLKARPYALFDASLSLQGPLHKACHGREDDLAVRGVRGAECEGCAVSFLYNLVSKDSILVTAWTGGQLQVDALADEIQPVWNVGSSPRLRVDSFDRILGIAMICESNSEETSKWNINKPLEHTIWLGQPPPLLRLAIVDLALPQQNNSDARIMMFTDPLVPERIYALHNGGIDSIVLHFLPFTSQANGKEEVVRTPSIDPVLSTCLEETSLPSPLCGSLSLSDSFGYSWIVGVTSSRDCIVLEMKTWDVLLPVRVDTEKKDISLEKSKEMETPAMISKELISGPKVVLVPQTPPNLRSAAADSIEGRSILHQYFKTFHENYVEYAHKVYFELKHHAPQLKRIIDDQHARLVVAQERLLKVERKQTELDERIHHAIQRHDILDERLKCLRKLPVAHKKPLSRAERDFKSELDDFAGVELDALHSSIDSLSARLRRYTEMIKKEQTSRKKSLIQDSQISQLKSSLEKLSLVNSDNLKKVKVVEKAISSKEKQ; encoded by the exons ATGAGGTTCAACTTCAACTTCGCCGACTCGACTCCGGAGCCGCAACCCCGATCCCTAACTCCCAAGGAGGAAGCCCAGTGGCTCCCCCTCCAGAACCATCCGGTCTTCTCTCCCTCCGCCCCGACCGATTCTCCGGCGCCGCGGAATCTCCTGGCCTGGGACGGGTCCTCGCGGCTCTACTTTTGGGACAATGAGAAGCGGTGCCTCCATCGATTGTCCGTTCGGCTTGGAGAACCCGAACCCACTTCTGTTCTCGCTGCTTCTCCCTCTAAG GTATTGCGAGCAGATTTGGAGATCAACTTTGTGGTGGATAAAATCTCCATCAACAGGAATGGATCGGCATTGCTTCTTGAAGGTTCAGATGCCCTATGTGTTATGTACCTCTATGGGCGTAGTTCTACTGCTGACGACATTATTTGCAG AACTGTTTTAGTTGGTTCTGAAATTTACTTAAATGGAAGCAATGCCTTGAGAGTTCTACGAGCTTCATGGCACCCATATAGCGACACTCATCTAGGAGTCCTTTCTTCAGATTCAGTTTTCAG gCTGTTTGATTTTTCTGCCAATGCCATGCAACCAGAGCAAGAATTTTACCTACAGCCCGTGGTACCTGGTAAATCAAGAAAAGCTGCATCAATTTGCGCTGTCGATTTCTACTTTGGAGGTGATCACTTGTGGGACAGGTTCAGC gtttttgttttgtttaccGACGGTTCAGTTTACATCCTTTGTCCAATTGTTCCGTTCAAAAG TGCTCACAAATGGCAATCTATACTGGAGATATATGGCGATGCTCATACATATGGTCTAAAATCAACAAATCCAACTGCTGCTCGTAACTCCACAATGGCAATATCTTGGTTGGAAGCTACATTTCCTGAATTAGCTCAGCAAGAAGCAGAAGGGGGAAATCCAGCTACTCTAAAAGCACGTCCTTATGCATTGTTTgatgcttctctttctttacag GGCCCTCTACATAAAGCCTGTcatggaagagaagatgatCTGGCAGTTAGGGGTGTTAGGGGCGCAGAGTGCGAAGGCTGTGCAGTCAGTTTTCTCTATAACTTAGTTAGCAAAGATTCAATACTTGTGACAGCTTGGACTGGCGGACAACTGCAGGTGGATGCCCTCGCTGATGAAATTCAGCCAGTTTGGAACGTAGGCAGTTCGCCTCGTCTGCGGGTTGACTCCTTCGACCGGATACTGGGTATTGCTATGATTTGCGAGTCAAACTCCGAGGAAACTTCCAAGTGGAATATTAACAAACCATTAGAACACACAATTTGGTTAGGGCAGCCTCCTCCTCTGCTAAGATTGGCGATCGTGGATTTGGCCTTGCCTCAACAGAACAACAGTGATGCGCGAATTATGATGTTCACTGATCCCCTAGTGCCAGAAAGGATCTATGCTCTTCATAATGGAGGAATTGATTCAATAGTACTGCATTTTCTTCCCTTTACGAGTCAAGCAAATGGCAAGGAAGAGGTTGTTAGAACACCCTCCATAGATCCTGTTTTGAGCACCTGCCTTGAGGAAACATCCTTGCCCTCTCCTCTTTGTGGTTCTCTCTCATTATCTGATTCATTTGGTTATTCGTGGATTGTTGGAGTTACTTCCAGTCGGGATTGTATTGTCCTAGAGATGAAGACTTGGGATGTCTTGCTTCCTGTTCGTGTGGATACGGAGAAGAAAGATATTAGCCTGGAAAAGTCAAAGGAGATGGAAACTCCTGCTATGATCAGCAAAGAACTTATTAGTGGTCCTAAAGTGGTTCTTGTTCCCCAGACACCACCAAATCTGCGATCAGCTGCTGCTGATTCTATTGAAGGCCGGTCAATCCTTCATCAGTACTTTAAGACTTTCCATGAGAATTATGTGGAATATGCACATAAG GTTTACTTTGAGCTCAAGCATCATGCCCCTCAGCTGAAGCGAATAATTGATGACCAGCATGCTCGTTTAGTTGTGGCGCAGGAGAGGCTTTTGAAAGTTGAGAGAAAGCAGACTGAGCTAGATGAAAGGATCCATCATGCAATCCAGCGGCATGATATTCTGGATGAACGTTTAAAATGCTTAAGGAAGCTACCTGTAGCTCACAAGAAACCACTCTCTAGAGCAGAGCGAGACTTCAAGTCTGAGCTTG ACGATTTTGCAGGAGTGGAATTGGACGCTTTGCATTCATCTATAGATTCTTTATCTGCCCGGCTACGACGGTACACTGAAATGATAAAGAAAGAGCAGACATCGAGGAAGAAGTCTCTCATTCAAGACAGCCAGATCTCTCAACTGAAATCCTCCCTTGAGAAACTTTCCCTCGTCAACAGTGACAACTTGAAGAAGGTCAAAGTCGTCGAGAAAGCAATAAGCAGCAAGGAGAAGCAGTAG